cgcgcacaTAACAGGTCCTAAGTTCGGTGTACAGTTCTCCACCACTCGGAAAGCCGCCTTTTCGTGACAGCCACTGCGCATCGTCCCCCCTCATTGTCACTGTTGTCCTGTGCATCGAGAAACCCTAGCGCCTGTGGGAGTGTTGCGCCCTCCACCGGAGCCGTGGGAAGTCTCCTGCAGCGAAGAATGAGGTGATCCTGCGTCTCGGTCTCCATACTGCAGACTCTGCACAGGCTGCTGACGACAGCGTCATCAAACCTTCTGCGGTATTCAAGAGTGCGAAGAGCCCCAGCTCTCGCCTCGAACAGGAGGCTGCTGCCACAACTGTTGTCATAGAAGCGCAACCCACTGATGTTCTCCTTATGGGTCCTGTAGCACTCGAGGGTGGGCTTGGCCTCCATAGCCTTTCTCCATTGGGTGTCTTCCGCTTCCCTGACTCGCAGTCGGACCTCGACCGCCCACTTAGCCGCagtttcggtagggatggagtctTTAAAGAAGCCATACGTTTTTTTCCAGTTGGTAGATTCGTCGCGTCCAGTCCGTCCGCATGCAGGTTGCTGACAGGTACTCGAACACACGGCGCGCCCACCGAGTACGTCGCATGAGCATGAGACGACCCTGGTAAGCAATCTTGCTGGTGGCTTCCCGAGCCTCAAAGCTGGACCAGCCGACATCCCCCTGCACCGCCTCGTTGGCAACTCGACCATGGCAACCAAGCGCCGCACGGCCGACCTCTCTCTGCTGGCGCTCCAACCACTCCCGTGTCGTTGGTGATAGGCACACAACGGCGTTTCCAAACGTCAGACCCGGCACGTGCACCATTTTCCATAAGTCGCGGATCATTTGGAAGCGGTTGCAGCCCCAGAGGCATCGACGATGAAGGATTCGTTGAGCCTGCAGCGCCGCCTGTCGAATCATGGTCTCGTgtagactgtattttgcggcttCCACACACAGGGTAACACCAAGGTACCTGTAGTCGTTGCGCGCAGTCAGTGGTTCTCCTCCCAAGGTCAGCGCCGCTGCATCCGTGTTCCCTCCTGCCAGGCAGACAACCGCTGATTTCTTAGTGTTGAACCGAAGTCCAAGACTCGCAACCTCTGTCTGGCAGATGTCGAGGAGGGACTGCAAATCCTGGTTACTCTCTGCCATAACAACCAGATCGTCTGCGAATGCCAAACCAGGCAGGTGGTAGTTCTCGCTGGCACTAGTTGTGCTGAATCGCATGCTAAACCCGAGGTTTGAGTTCAGCAAGGCCCTCTCTATCCTGGAAGCGTACAGAATGTACAGTAATGGCGACAGTGGGCATCCCTGCCTCAGACCCCTGTTTACACGAATTGGGCCAGTGGTTATGGCTCCCAACTGCACACTCACTACATTGTCCTTGTACATCCGCCGTATAGTGGAGATTAGCACTTGTGGTAGTCCAAGGTCAGATAGGCATGCGAAGAGAGGACCATGCGGCACGTTGTCGTACGCTTTTTCAACATCCAGAAAGCAGCACAACAGTGTCCTCCCCTCTTTTCGAGCTACTTCTGCACACTGCGTGACGACGAACAGATTGTCATCCAGCCGTCTGCCCGGTCTGAAGCCATTCTGGAGCTCTGTCAGTAGTCCCTTGGTCTCCGCCCAGCCACTCATGCTTTGATCACCCCCGCGAACAAGCGATACATAACACTGGTGACCGTTATTGGCCTGTAGTCTGCGATGTTTCTCGCATCCCCACCCCTTTTGGGGATAACAATCACCTTGCCTTCATGCCATTCTTTAGGGATGGGCTCGCCTTCAATGATGGCCGTGAGGATCTCTGCGAGCTGTTCCCTTGAGTCCTCTCCCAAGCACTTCAGTATGCGCGCTGGTATGTCATCAGGACCAGTGGCCGTTCGAGCCCTAACCCGCTTCAAAGCCCGTTCCACTGTGAGCCTCGAGAAGGCCCAGTGTGGTTCTTCTTTGCTTGGAGACTGTTCAGTACTGGGACTGGCGGCCTCCTCTTCATTGAGGGGAGTAGTCATATTCAGGTCAGAGGCACCGAAAATCCGGGAAAAGTGTTGTGTAATGTATTGCAGGGCTCGGTGACCGGCTGCCCTGTTGCCGCATCTACGAGTGGAGGAGGCGGGGGGGGGCGGCTCTGTCCAAGGACCTAATATATGACCAAAACTTGTGTGCTGCAGATTTTCCTTCCTGCCTTATGGACTGGATCAGCCTAAGGTTGTGATCTGCTATCTTGCTCTGAACCAGGGCTTGTACCTTGTGCTTTAAGTCCAAATACACAGCCAACTTTTCTGCACATACCTCAGCGTTGGGGCCCTTGACGGTTCGCCGATGTTCCCGATTTGCTTGGCGACGCTGCTTCCACGCCACCTCCACTTCTTTGTCCCACCATGGATTCTGTGGTCCGGCCGCCTTTCCTGGACCATCTGGGTACGCATGACATCGTCCAAAGCGCTCACAAACTCACTATATGAGTGGCATTCCCGTCGTTGCGGACAATTCTCAaactcctcggcgaccctctcgATTGACTTGCTCGGCAAATACATACCACGCCTCAGTGGAGGTGACATGCGGCCTGTCCGAAAGCCGTCCCTGGAGAACGCCAACCGTATACGATTGTGGTCGCTTCCAAGGCTGAACTGGCCCTCCTCATCAATATGTATCTGCGTTATACGAGCGGCCGCAGCGCCATCTATCTCGTTCCCTGCAAAACGGCACGACCAAGTGGGCGCGCTCATCAcacttccccattctagccacttagagttactgtatatgctacctttagcatatacaggcctcgacagctggtatggtggcgctgcggcgctaggacagtcagcgccgcgagtagcggccgcgcgcgtgatcccgtcgcggcatgctgcgaaggccgctctgtgggagcagagcaatggcattgcggaacgagcagcgcgcgtgattgtgtcgattccgcggaactgaatacctagaaagttatttaaaatgaaagcagtcttcttcacggcagtcatctttacgccgctaaccatgtttgcggcgtcagggagcaaactgtgtcagccaaggggcccttcgaagtcagttgcaagtgtgtgaagagcgtcgactaggacgtccgccttcaggtcatcaaagttttatcaaggtcttccaatatttacattaaattaaaggcattgtgacgaagatgcgcctccatccagcaacatcgccaacgctcggcacgtGCTTTTTGttccctcatccattacgcgaagagcgacctttgacttttccatccattctcgctattcagcagggcttctcgctattaatcagtctgcgtgtgttagttggtgttcgggctaagcaagagaaaaaacgttcgttcctctcactttttttttttttacgctggctcgttcccttcggacttttcaatgatttctgcacattttcccagttgtctatagacccaattgcacattgtgggagcaaggtgcagatgcaagggtggacgctgaagatggtgtatgtaagctcgtcgccgccttgtatatgtttgtcaacaagtgcgagcacacatcctgcacagacctgtcatgcgcgtggttctggccatcgccgcgtccccttctagatacgaggatgtttaacgcttcgtcgcagggtcacgctgtcacctttcccatagcacgcaggaaaacgtgtcggaacacacaggcagaatgcagggctttcgagcttctctcatcatcgcgcaagaagtgggcactgcatatgcggtttcggtgcttcacgagctgcttaagacctccatcggggctaaaagaaggcagactttatgaccacaacgagcaaatatgcgcagtaatagcaaggaaagcattaaaaaattaagagcgtctgtttatctcgcacgtcgcaccgcccttatccgacgctgccatcgctcgttctcgtgagccttccatataaatccatataattttatttctggcagcttaacgacagtgtttctgtagctgttgcgacagcgatacacgccacaatacatagttacacacctgtttgaccgcgattcagcttcgtcctttcgagttgctatagttccgcccgtacgcacccgctctcagccgcgactgactagaaacgcgccgcgccgcgggcggcgccacttgttcagtcaaaactgcagcgcactaggcccatAACCACGACTGCCACCCTGCGGCGGCTGTTGTTCCTCACCCCTTGGCGGGatacgcgcttaacaggtttaactcataccgaggcacccatatcgtttcaatctctaccgcgcgcgaggccccgatttgaaaactgcgcttttaacgtcaccacagcttgagtgcagtGCATTGCATCGTTGCTGCATGTGATCTTGGGCGCTCCCCCAGAGAACATGGCTCCCCCGTATGGGACGGGCATTGCGAAGTAACGCTAAACTTGTcacaattaacgacgctagcattaaatatacgatacgttagagcatttacgattgaatttcaggattaccagacacaaagcttcaaattacagtaaaaaagtcacaaacaaaaatttgcggtaggcattctaagatactttgaaacggccaatgttacgcgcacagtcattcgtttccttacggaacggttgaggcatgcactgagaaccgaagTTTTATTACTCTACTAGAGTGTTTTATACAGTGTAGTGTTTTATTAGGTTTTACTCAAAACAGGTCACTCAACTCAAAACTAGTGTGGCCGCTGCCAGACTAGCCAGACAAATACAGATCCGAATCCAATCCACACAAAATGGCGTCCTGCTCAAGTGTATGCACGCTTCTCGTGAGAAATCTGCCACCAGACGCAAAGGAAAACAAGCTAGAAGAGTTGTTTGCTGATATTGGACCCGTTAAGCGATGTTTCATTGTCCGTGACAAGGCACAACAGTCGCAGTGCAAGGGCGTTGCGTATGTTACGTACGCCAGCGCTGCCGATGCAGAGGCTGCCGTGGAACGGAGTCGGCGACGAAGTTTGAAGTGGGGCGACCGTATTCTAGCAGTGAAAGCTGCTGCTCCCAAGGCGCCCCGCGGGCCTGCGGGCGAAGTTGCAACTCCGAAGAAGAGGACATTCACGAAGGAGGAGAAAGCAGCGAGAAAGAAGAGGAAGCCGAGGCTGATCGTCCGCAATCTCTCGTTCAAAGCAACCGAGAAAACTCTGCGCGATTGTTTTTCGAAGTACGGAAATGTCGTCGAGGTGACCATCCCGAAGAAGTCAGATGGGAAAATGCGTGGTTTTGCATTTGTACAGTTTGACGAGACCAAAAGCGCCATCAAAGCAATTAACGGCCTGAATGCTACCGAGGTATTGGGACGACCGGTCGCGGTCGATTTCTCCCTTCCCAAGGCAATGTACCAGCAAACCATGACTAATAGCGAACGTGCTACGACTAACACTGCCGATGAAGGGGGAGGCTCTGTTTTGCCGCATGAGGAAAGCGAAGACATGTCGGATGACGACGCTGAAGAGCACTCGTCTGGAGCTTCAGGATCTGATGACTCCGAGCACGGCTGCTCAGACATGGACGAAGACGATGATGAGAGTGAATGCAGCGCCGACGTCGAACCTGGTCGGCACCCGAAAGGCGACACGAAGAACACGGTGTTTATTCGAAACCTGTCGTTCGACAGCCAGCAAGAGAGTCTTGAAACCTTGATGAAACAGTTTGGACCCTGTCGGTATTGCCTCCTCTGTACAGATGTGGACACCGGCCGCTCCAGAGGTACAGCATTCGTCCGCTTTTCGCAAGATTCAAGCGTAGACGCATGCCTTGAAGCGGCTTCTTCCTCTGCAGGCATTATGCTAGATGGCAGGCGGCTCGACGTGGTCCGGGCTCTCAGTCGGGACGAGCTGGAGGAGAAacagaaggagaagaaaaaagaaaagaaagaccgcCGCAACCTGTACC
This window of the Rhipicephalus sanguineus isolate Rsan-2018 chromosome 2, BIME_Rsan_1.4, whole genome shotgun sequence genome carries:
- the LOC125757063 gene encoding uncharacterized protein LOC125757063; the protein is MTTPLNEEEAASPSTEQSPSKEEPHWAFSRLTVERALKRVRARTATGPDDIPARILKCLGEDSREQLAEILTAIIEGEPIPKEWHEGKVIVIPKRGGDARNIADYRPITVTSVMYRLFAGVIKA
- the LOC119382490 gene encoding RNA-binding protein 28, whose product is MASCSSVCTLLVRNLPPDAKENKLEELFADIGPVKRCFIVRDKAQQSQCKGVAYVTYASAADAEAAVERSRRRSLKWGDRILAVKAAAPKAPRGPAGEVATPKKRTFTKEEKAARKKRKPRLIVRNLSFKATEKTLRDCFSKYGNVVEVTIPKKSDGKMRGFAFVQFDETKSAIKAINGLNATEVLGRPVAVDFSLPKAMYQQTMTNSERATTNTADEGGGSVLPHEESEDMSDDDAEEHSSGASGSDDSEHGCSDMDEDDDESECSADVEPGRHPKGDTKNTVFIRNLSFDSQQESLETLMKQFGPCRYCLLCTDVDTGRSRGTAFVRFSQDSSVDACLEAASSSAGIMLDGRRLDVVRALSRDELEEKQKEKKKEKKDRRNLYLAREGLVRPGTEAAQGVSPQDMTKRAKLQARKRKLLANLHYFVSPTRLSVHNLPPSVDDRKLRALFLENAPHGARITEARIMRNLKSPTAESYGYGFVTFTRHEDALAALRELNNNPGTFGPKKRPIIEFCLENKAALLAKERRLQRSKQKLNELHHGRGEEQRLTEVPLEKKTAFMGAAANRKMKGLPTHSGPKVRTKKGRAGKQKLQLKNKKGKRKLQQKQKTFVKSLRTEKDSFSTMLDKHKKVHSKQTPSVRKTKWFQNE